In Bufo gargarizans isolate SCDJY-AF-19 chromosome 6, ASM1485885v1, whole genome shotgun sequence, a single genomic region encodes these proteins:
- the LOC122940069 gene encoding zinc finger protein OZF-like: MVLSPTDPSRMDKDKNNKILNLTLEIIYLLTGEDYTIVKKTSGERVNPSSPTDDSEGYSKVQIPIKLSPSDSIIHDKENEQKILELTNKIIELLTGEGEKYFEGHNDVYQHVIMEDHQDPTSPDGSSNKNTPERCPSPHYSQDCRGENDPDDNQEEEAEVLKKTKICSVDNIYFINVDDAEEEQMYVVNDYQEENEGKIPAPDISESVRRYTCELCCKSFTRKSHLVEHQKTHTGEKPFICSECGDCFTLKGNLERHKRIHRDERPFQCLDCGKSFFQKSDLVEHQRIHTGEKPYPCVVCGKCFIKKSALVKHQRTHTAEKPFSCTECGKRFSQNTGLVEHQKIHRNERPFSCSYCGKSFTQKGGLAEHQRIHTGEKLFSCSQCGKSFTKNSALIIHQRFHTGEKPFMCSVCEKGFTQKSDLVKHLRIHSGEKPYACSVCAKRFTQKPDLIEHERIHTGEKPYSCLQCGRCFTHRSNFVKHQVIHSQFSAKSQAAVEKTLISHAPILNFDSTNEDKS, translated from the exons ATGGTACTTTCCCCAACGGACCCATCAAGGATGGATAAGGACAAGAACAACAAAATATTAAacctcaccctggagatcatctACCTGCTGACCGGAGAG GATTACACCATAGTTAAGAAAACATCTGGTGAACGTGTGAACCCCAGTAGTCCTACTGATGACTCAGAaggatacagcaaagtccagATTCCCATCAAGCTGTCACCATCTGACTCGATAATACATGACAAAGaaaatgagcagaagatcctggaACTTACCAACAAGATCATTGAGCTCCTTACTGGGGAG GGAGAAAAATATTTTGAAGGACACAATGATGTGTATCAGCATGTCATCATGGAGGACCACCAGGATCCCACATCACCAG ATGGATCCAGTAATAAAAatacaccagagagatgtcccagtccccaTTATTCCCAGGATTGTCGAGGGGAAAATGACCCAGATGACAAccaggaggaggaagcggaggttttaaaaaaaaccaaGATCTGCTCT GTtgataacatttattttattaatgttGATGATGCGGAGGAAGAGCAGATGTATGTCGTGAATGATTATCAGGAGGAGAATGAGGGGAAAATTCCTGCACCTGACATATCGG AATCGGTAAGGAGATATACATGTGAGCTTTGCTGCAAATCTTTTACTCGGAAATCGCACCTTGTTGAACATCAAAAAACCCACACTGGGGAGAAGCCGTTCATATGTTCTGAATGTGGGGACTGTTTTACACTTAAGGGAAACCTTGAGAGACATAAGAGAATACACAGAGATGAAAGGCCATTTCAGTGTTTAGATTGTGGGAAATCATTTTTTCAGAAATCGGATCTTgttgaacatcagagaattcacacgggGGAAAAGCCGTATCCATGTGTagtatgtgggaaatgctttataaAAAAATCAGCCCTTGTGAAACATCAGAGGACTCAcacagcagagaagccattttcttgtacaGAATGTGGGAAGCGTTTTAGCCAGAATACAGGGCTTGTAGAACATCAAAAAATTCATAGAAATGAGAGACCGTTTTCGTGTTCATATTGTGGGAAAAGTTTTACCCAGAAAGGAGGCCTCGCTGAACATCAGaggattcacacaggagagaaactttTTTCGTGTTCCCAATGTGGCAAATCATTTACTAAGAATTCAGCTCTAATTATTCATCAGAGATTTCATACGGGAGAGAAGCCATTTATGTGCTCAGTATGTGAGAAAGGCTTTACCCAGAAGTCAGATCTTGTGAAACATCTTCGAATCCactcaggagagaagccgtatgcATGTTCAGTGTGTGCAAAGCGATTTACCCAGAAGCCAGATCTTATtgaacatgagagaattcacacaggggagaagccatattcatgtttacaATGTGGAAGATGTTTTACCCACAGATCAAACTTTGTAAAACATCAAGTTATTCACTCTCAGTTTAGTGCAAAGTCACAGGCTGCGGTAGAAAAAACCTTGATCTCCCATGCCCCTATTTTAAACTTTGATTCAACGAATGAAGATAAATCTTAA